From a single Mangifera indica cultivar Alphonso chromosome 19, CATAS_Mindica_2.1, whole genome shotgun sequence genomic region:
- the LOC123202907 gene encoding extensin-1-like: protein MAYPYYSPPPPAPPPPPQCNPVTAAPRPPEHHHHKHPESPPPQHGYPLPPPPPHHPYPPPEAPKPPDPPPLNPTPAVPCSPKGAPPAPTTKPLPPPTPYKPPPTPSKTPVTPPKPSPCKPPSHLHRNYLQMHHHLIIIRLLLNYPQIHHNHIIMLLHQNHLHIHRLHQNHLHANHLHTITPLHQIYLQIHHHLIVTPPPKSSPNTPPSNYNASPPKLSPYTPPSHNHTPPPKSFPNSPPSQYNGPPPKLSPYTPPSHNHTPPPKSSPNSPPSQYNAPPPKLSPYTPPSHNHTPPPKSSPNSPPSQYNAPPPKPFPYTPPSLPSPYTPPNQGNTPPIFRTPPPPPPFGAVPPSSNVVSPPPGGGNQTTVIAVCVSLGGIFVAFLLVGLFCLAKKKKPVMVPAAAPAYIEEHEEIHETIATGPYGEQVVTVSVEDDVRIHEAIGGTGVVGSHYGAPGGPRPELGLKGGPSYRPSLSLFVFN, encoded by the coding sequence ATGGCTTACCCATACTATTCTCCCCCACCACCAgcacctcctcctcctcctcaaTGTAACCCTGTCACAGCGGCACCACGTCCACCAGAACACCACCACCATAAACATCCAGAATCACCCCCACCTCAACATGGCTATCCACtacctcctcctcctccacaCCACCCTTATCCTCCCCCGGAAGCACCTAAACCTCCAGATCCACCACCTCTAAACCCCACACCAGCAGTACCATGTTCTCCCAAAGGGGCACCGCCAGCCCCTACTACCAAACCACTTCCTCCACCAACACCTTATAAACCACCTCCAACACCCTCTAAAACCCCAGTTACTCCACCAAAACCATCTCCATGCAAACCACCTTCACACCTCCACCGGAATTATCTCCAAATGCACCACCATCTCATAATCATACGCCTCCTCCTGAATTATCCCCAAATTCACCACAATCACATTATAATGCTCCTCCACCAAAACCATCTCCATATACACCGCCTTCACCAAAACCATCTCCATGCAAACCACCTTCACACTATCACACCCCTCCACCAAATATATCTCCAAATACACCACCATCTCATTGTCACGCCTCCACCTAAATCATCCCCAAATACACCACCATCAAATTATAACGCTTCTCCACCAAAATTATCTCCATACACACCACCATCTCATAACCACACGCCTCCACCTAAATCATTCCCAAATTCACCACCATCGCAATATAACGGTCCTCCACCAAAATTATCTCCATATACACCACCATCTCATAACCACACGCCTCCACCTAAATCATCCCCAAATTCACCACCATCGCAATATAACGCTCCTCCACCAAAATTATCTCCATATACACCACCATCTCATAACCACACGCCTCCACCTAAATCATCCCCAAATTCACCACCATCACAATATAACGCTCCTCCACCAAAACCATTTCCATATACACCGCCTTCGCTACCATCTCCATATACACCACCAAATCAGGGCAATACTCCGCCTATCTTCCggacaccaccaccaccacccccTTTTGGAGCAGTTCCGCCATCATCAAACGTTGTTTCGCCACCGCCAGGAGGAGGTAACCAAACTACTGTTATAGCGGTATGCGTCTCACTTGGTGGCATCTTCGTTGCATTTCTCCTGGTTGGTCTCTTCTGCTTAGCTAAGAAGAAAAAACCAGTGATGGTTCCTGCAGCTGCTCCTGCTTATATTGAAGAACATGAAGAAATTCATGAGACAATCGCTACAGGTCCATATGGAGAACAAGTTGTGACAGTTTCAGTCGAGGATGATGTGCGAATACATGAAGCTATTGGCGGTACTGGTGTTGTTGGTTCGCACTATGGAGCTCCTGGAGGTCCTCGTCCTGAACTGGGTCTCAAAGGAGGTCCTTCTTATCGTCCAAGTCTCTCTCTGTTTGTATTcaattga